One genomic segment of Hordeum vulgare subsp. vulgare chromosome 2H, MorexV3_pseudomolecules_assembly, whole genome shotgun sequence includes these proteins:
- the LOC123425518 gene encoding uncharacterized protein LOC123425518 isoform X2, with translation MSRSHFKWSFKSLFKLSLNCVLLMPRVESFFKGFLILIFVHASIEISKYIWAILIFVLSRRRKVKGRSSTLISCQENGKGEINNTTYKSATGGRSEIDKREISMPTCVLVTRRTKTGGAKAWRYLAPTCVLFSANLPYEFF, from the exons ATGTCAAGATCACACTTCAAATGGTCTTTCAAGTCACTATTCAAGCTCTCACTTAATTGTGTGCTTCTCATGCCTAGAGT TGAAAGCttcttcaaaggcttcctcatccTCATATTTGTACACGCAAGCATTGAAATCAGCAAGTACATTTGGGCCATCCTCATCTTTGTTCTTAGCAG GAGAAGGAAGGTAAAAGGGAGATCATCTACATTAATCTCCTGTCAG GAGAATGGCAAAGGGGAGATCAACAACACCACTTACAAATCAGCGACAGGAGGACGATCAGAGATAGACAAAAGGGAGATCTCTATGCCAACGTGTGTTCTGGTTACAAGGAGGACGAAGACGGGCGGCGCGAAGGCATGGAGATATTTGGCGCCAACCTGCGTTCTGTTTAGCGCCAACTTGCCGTACGAGTTTTTTTAG
- the LOC123425518 gene encoding uncharacterized protein LOC123425518 isoform X1 → MSWTTATWAPLTPRRLRRHPPRRNLDDSSRDGDLTDTHVAAVKEERAILPSLWCVGARPCGRFWSSLEAHEKEGKREIIYINLLSGEWQRGDQQHHLQISDRRTIRDRQKGDLYANVCSGYKEDEDGRREGMEIFGANLRSV, encoded by the exons ATGTCGTGGACGACGGCTACTTGGGCGCCGTTAACCCCTCGTAGGCTGCGCCGCCATCCACCTCGACGAAATTTGGACGATTCCTCCCGCGACGGGGATCTGACGGACACCCATGTCGCCGCCGTCAAAGAGGAGCGAGCTATTCTTCCCTCTCTCTGGTGCGTGGGTGCCCGCCCCTGCGGGCGCTTCTGGAGCTCGCTAGAGGCACAT GAGAAGGAAGGTAAAAGGGAGATCATCTACATTAATCTCCTGTCAG GAGAATGGCAAAGGGGAGATCAACAACACCACTTACAAATCAGCGACAGGAGGACGATCAGAGATAGACAAAAGGGAGATCTCTATGCCAACGTGTGTTCTGGTTACAAGGAGGACGAAGACGGGCGGCGCGAAGGCATGGAGATATTTGGCGCCAACCTGCGTTCTGTTTAG
- the LOC123425860 gene encoding inverted formin-2-like, with translation MAPTRSLVLLVAYTVLAAVMLQPSEERVQTAKAPSAPHLAGGKQAEAVVATSSPASPFTGVPQLPPLPGLPPLAGLPALPPSPGFPGMAGTQPSPSPSQQPAITSCLGPLILVAPCARYLTNSSVRAPPRTCCDGLRSLVGGGNRICLCHAIMGDLGTFAGGTIDQLRMLVLPLTCSTFVPPDLLLMCIGKSKSSFVLFHIK, from the coding sequence ATGGCGCCAACCAGATCACTAGTTTTGCTCGTGGCGTACACCGTACTCGCTGCGGTGATGCTGCAACCATCAGAAGAGAGGGTACAGACGGCCAAGGCGCCATCAGCGCCACATCTCGCCGGAGGCAAACAAGCTGAAGCAGTAGTGGCTACCTCCTCGCCGGCTTCACCATTCACTGGCGTCCCGCAACTGCCCCCTCTCCCGGGCTTGCCGCCTCTAGCTGGCCTGCCCGCGTTACCGCCGTCGCCCGGCTTCCCGGGCATGGCAGGCACGCAGCCGTCTCCTTCGCCTTCGCAGCAGCCGGCCATAACATCATGCTTGGGACCGCTGATACTTGTGGCACCGTGCGCCCGTTACCTGACGAATTCCAGCGTGCGAGCGCCGCCCAGAACGTGCTGCGACGGCCTCAGGTCGCTCGTCGGCGGCGGCAACAGGATTTGCCTGTGCCACGCCATCATGGGCGACCTGGGCACATTTGCAGGCGGGACGATCGACCAGCTGCGCATGTTGGTGCTGCCTCTAACGTGTAGCACGTTCGTACCGCCGGATCTTCTTCTGATGTGCATCGGCAAGTCGAAATCGTCGTTTGTTTTATTTCACATTAAATAG
- the LOC123425518 gene encoding uncharacterized protein LOC123425518 isoform X3 produces the protein MSWTTATWAPLTPRRLRRHPPRRNLDDSSRDGDLTDTHVAAVKEERAILPSLWCVGARPCGRFWSSLEAHEKEGKREIIYINLLSEWQRGDQQHHLQISDRRTIRDRQKGDLYANVCSGYKEDEDGRREGMEIFGANLRSV, from the exons ATGTCGTGGACGACGGCTACTTGGGCGCCGTTAACCCCTCGTAGGCTGCGCCGCCATCCACCTCGACGAAATTTGGACGATTCCTCCCGCGACGGGGATCTGACGGACACCCATGTCGCCGCCGTCAAAGAGGAGCGAGCTATTCTTCCCTCTCTCTGGTGCGTGGGTGCCCGCCCCTGCGGGCGCTTCTGGAGCTCGCTAGAGGCACAT GAGAAGGAAGGTAAAAGGGAGATCATCTACATTAATCTCCTGTCAG AATGGCAAAGGGGAGATCAACAACACCACTTACAAATCAGCGACAGGAGGACGATCAGAGATAGACAAAAGGGAGATCTCTATGCCAACGTGTGTTCTGGTTACAAGGAGGACGAAGACGGGCGGCGCGAAGGCATGGAGATATTTGGCGCCAACCTGCGTTCTGTTTAG